In Paraburkholderia terrae, the following proteins share a genomic window:
- a CDS encoding LPD7 domain-containing protein has protein sequence MLIRVRGYHDGIKAYLEEGQKQDREFERDEMDERVILAGDLTLTNDIIQSMDTRAERYINVTLSFKEDEVSREVLAEIVREFEAFAFSAYRPDEYTFYAEAHVPRLKSYADRRSGELVERKVHLHVVIPEVNLLTGHRLEPFGKVNRHHRYLEAFQEHINAKYGLASPKDNRRVQFTDASEMISRYKGDVFAPMNRELKAAILKTLISRDVPRYEDFRVLLTEFGETRTRNAGSEGEYENVKVPGAAKGVNLKEFVFSRAFIELDAEGKRDALSRSVDDVHAEYIGPGVSRPTPGHYLDALFEWNDVRAREIKYLNSGSRFYQDYQAASPTEQRRILDHREQRFYDAAGGGRNERARRSSGADGDRGDWRAWRRRREWHGPPLAQREREGPRRKWRQGADHDLDARFDRSRSASGSAHGVRSVSGRGMDGDAARRQMLLPPDALLELGNHQADRIDQLRWTGDRERAGREPLAPGRASLLDVIAARMYTAWDAADDMGRARLAVTAADKFTRAGGPFDDRGRSGGPFGLNPAFGGGPVPNDFGPHDQIRSLADIPSLDAIDSLPFESAQRDVADLAGGLNSRARASTGREADTVRDQFARDHVESRSVRGSRARTEFAEIRATLDASRLLAVLAHSHGLIVEKYRIGKGDDGGDRIRAGTRNLNVSDFLTKEMNLSWEEAAQLLRDTYRAQTGHRPGHAPRHTPEHNLWQAFQQWRMAYRDGLRRAWHEQVQHEKARRGAIKTAFYAARSSVVDRKDLSAIERREQLSAARVNRLETEAALRDRVSRERDALKGAGRQPVTEQYQDFLRERAQTGDMQALRELRRMQQIRQPVRHVDDERVIALSGPSHVSRPTVGPEQNELIYTGPSITYEVRASGEVDYRKDGVAFLVDEGRTLRLWDSEREAIEIALRFAQQKFGTTLSLSGPEAFQAAAARVAVDTRMHIVFEQAELEQIRQVRLAELDAEVRERRTAQRERDAWESEELRNTVRQTQLPVRDDLPTRSGDAESPESADVPDRDPDNKR, from the coding sequence ATGCTAATCCGGGTTCGCGGTTACCACGACGGTATCAAGGCGTATCTGGAGGAGGGCCAGAAGCAGGATCGTGAATTCGAGCGTGACGAGATGGATGAACGCGTCATTCTCGCGGGCGATCTGACGCTGACCAACGACATCATCCAGTCGATGGATACCAGAGCGGAACGCTATATCAATGTGACGCTGTCGTTCAAGGAAGATGAGGTCTCGCGTGAGGTCCTCGCGGAGATCGTGCGTGAATTTGAGGCTTTCGCCTTTTCGGCGTACCGGCCCGACGAATACACCTTCTATGCGGAAGCGCATGTGCCGCGACTCAAGAGTTACGCTGACCGGCGCAGCGGCGAGCTTGTCGAGCGCAAGGTCCATCTGCATGTCGTAATACCCGAAGTGAACCTGCTCACAGGACATCGACTGGAGCCGTTCGGCAAGGTCAACCGGCATCACCGCTACCTTGAAGCCTTCCAGGAGCACATCAACGCGAAATACGGGCTGGCGAGTCCAAAGGACAACCGGCGTGTGCAATTCACCGATGCGTCGGAGATGATCAGCCGATACAAAGGCGACGTGTTTGCGCCTATGAACCGAGAGCTGAAAGCCGCGATCCTCAAGACACTGATCTCGCGCGACGTCCCCCGTTACGAGGATTTTCGCGTGCTGTTAACCGAATTCGGCGAGACACGCACCCGGAATGCCGGCAGCGAAGGTGAATATGAAAACGTCAAGGTGCCCGGTGCGGCGAAGGGCGTGAACCTGAAGGAATTCGTATTCTCGCGGGCATTCATTGAGCTCGATGCTGAAGGCAAGCGCGACGCGCTGAGTCGTAGCGTCGACGACGTGCATGCGGAGTACATCGGCCCAGGGGTGTCGCGTCCGACGCCCGGCCACTATCTCGATGCGCTTTTCGAGTGGAACGATGTCCGCGCGCGTGAGATCAAGTATCTCAATAGCGGTAGCCGTTTCTATCAGGACTATCAGGCCGCGTCGCCGACAGAGCAGCGGCGCATCCTGGACCATCGCGAACAGCGGTTCTATGACGCAGCAGGAGGAGGACGCAATGAGCGGGCACGACGAAGCAGTGGCGCAGATGGAGATCGGGGAGACTGGCGAGCCTGGAGAAGGCGGAGGGAGTGGCACGGGCCACCGCTCGCGCAACGCGAACGCGAGGGGCCCCGGCGAAAGTGGAGACAGGGAGCGGATCACGACCTTGACGCTCGCTTCGATCGATCCCGTTCGGCGTCCGGATCCGCACACGGTGTGCGAAGTGTGTCCGGCCGCGGTATGGATGGCGACGCCGCGCGACGTCAAATGCTTCTGCCGCCTGATGCACTACTGGAGCTGGGAAACCACCAAGCCGACCGAATTGACCAACTGCGATGGACTGGCGATCGCGAGCGAGCGGGACGAGAACCGCTAGCGCCGGGTCGCGCGTCCCTGCTCGATGTGATCGCGGCACGCATGTACACCGCGTGGGATGCGGCCGATGATATGGGGCGGGCGCGGCTTGCCGTGACCGCTGCCGACAAGTTCACCCGTGCCGGCGGACCGTTCGATGATCGGGGGCGATCCGGCGGGCCCTTTGGTCTGAATCCGGCGTTCGGAGGCGGACCGGTGCCGAACGATTTCGGCCCGCACGATCAGATCCGCAGTCTCGCGGATATCCCGTCGCTCGACGCCATCGATTCGCTTCCATTCGAATCAGCGCAGCGTGATGTTGCTGATCTGGCTGGAGGGCTCAATTCGCGCGCGCGAGCGTCGACCGGACGGGAGGCCGATACCGTTCGCGACCAGTTTGCGCGGGATCATGTCGAATCACGCAGCGTCCGTGGCTCGCGGGCGCGCACGGAGTTTGCGGAGATCCGGGCGACGCTTGATGCCAGCCGGCTGCTCGCGGTACTTGCGCATTCGCACGGGCTGATCGTCGAGAAATACCGTATCGGGAAGGGCGATGACGGCGGCGACCGCATCCGGGCCGGTACGCGCAACCTGAACGTGTCGGACTTCCTGACAAAAGAAATGAATCTCTCCTGGGAAGAGGCCGCCCAGCTGCTACGCGACACGTATCGCGCGCAAACGGGACATCGCCCCGGGCATGCACCGCGTCATACGCCCGAACACAATCTCTGGCAAGCATTCCAGCAATGGCGTATGGCGTATCGCGATGGATTGCGTCGCGCCTGGCATGAGCAGGTTCAGCACGAGAAGGCGCGCCGCGGCGCGATCAAGACGGCGTTCTATGCGGCACGTAGCAGCGTAGTGGACCGGAAGGACCTGTCCGCAATCGAACGGCGGGAGCAGCTGTCGGCTGCGCGCGTAAACCGCCTCGAAACCGAGGCTGCGCTGCGCGATCGGGTTTCAAGGGAACGTGACGCGCTCAAAGGAGCAGGACGACAACCGGTCACAGAGCAGTATCAGGATTTTCTGAGGGAGCGTGCCCAGACGGGCGATATGCAAGCGTTGCGCGAACTGCGACGCATGCAGCAGATTCGCCAGCCCGTCAGACATGTCGACGACGAGCGAGTCATCGCGCTCAGTGGACCATCTCACGTGTCCAGGCCAACGGTCGGACCTGAGCAGAACGAGCTGATCTACACTGGACCGTCTATCACGTATGAGGTGCGGGCCAGCGGGGAGGTCGACTACCGCAAAGATGGTGTGGCCTTTCTCGTTGATGAGGGGCGCACGTTGCGGTTATGGGATAGCGAGCGCGAAGCGATCGAGATCGCGCTGCGTTTCGCGCAGCAGAAGTTCGGGACCACGCTGTCTCTGTCCGGCCCCGAAGCTTTCCAGGCTGCGGCGGCCCGCGTGGCCGTCGATACGCGCATGCACATCGTGTTTGAACAGGCTGAGCTGGAACAGATCCGCCAGGTCCGGCTGGCCGAGCTCGATGCCGAAGTACGTGAGCGCCGGACGGCGCAGCGCGAGCGCGACGCATGGGAGTCGGAAGAACTGCGCAATACCGTACGTCAAACGCAACTACCTGTCCGCGACGACTTGCCCACCCGAAGCGGGGATGCGGAGTCTCCGGAGAGTGCCGACGTTCCAGACCGCGATCCTGATAACAAACGATAA
- a CDS encoding plasmid mobilization protein — MPRKKSNDGAGLGKPIAFRLSDADRAVYLDKVNRSGLTQSEFFRQAVLTNRTQVIARPVASADRKRLLYIFNKTSNNLNQIAHRANSEYLSGDLSEATYEQLLTQLQMISRYLRSTLEKVD, encoded by the coding sequence ATGCCGCGCAAGAAGAGCAACGATGGGGCAGGTCTGGGAAAACCAATTGCATTCCGGTTGTCGGATGCGGACCGCGCGGTCTATCTTGATAAGGTGAACCGAAGCGGGCTGACGCAGTCTGAATTTTTCAGGCAGGCGGTACTGACGAACCGGACCCAGGTGATCGCACGACCTGTCGCCAGTGCGGACCGCAAGCGACTGCTCTACATCTTCAACAAAACCAGCAACAACCTGAACCAGATCGCGCATCGCGCGAATTCGGAATACCTGAGCGGCGATCTGTCGGAAGCGACCTACGAGCAACTGCTCACGCAGCTGCAGATGATCTCGCGCTATCTGAGAAGCACGCTCGAGAAAGTGGACTGA
- a CDS encoding PH domain-containing protein: MTRLPTLQRDRAGVVADSVTFSGTPSQIVNLPAYIKSVIAAIIVFAAYMYATTRRPLPWFAPLVALLLIAAGVVVAYLRTACTEIVIDTARITCRQGIFNRHVQSLELFRIHDVTSLHPWWRRPFGIGTVIALTSDSNNPHWRLPGMRNAERLRDSLNLAAIALRDAKGIREVNMGRI; encoded by the coding sequence ATGACCCGGCTTCCAACCCTCCAACGCGACCGTGCCGGGGTTGTCGCGGACAGCGTGACTTTCAGCGGCACACCGTCACAGATCGTGAATCTGCCTGCTTACATCAAAAGCGTGATCGCCGCGATCATCGTATTTGCAGCCTACATGTATGCGACAACCCGTCGGCCCCTGCCGTGGTTTGCACCACTTGTCGCGTTGCTGCTGATCGCCGCAGGCGTCGTGGTGGCGTACCTAAGAACCGCGTGTACGGAAATCGTTATCGACACTGCGCGCATTACCTGTCGTCAGGGCATTTTCAACCGTCACGTACAGAGTCTCGAGCTTTTCCGTATTCATGATGTGACGTCGCTGCACCCGTGGTGGCGGCGGCCGTTCGGCATCGGTACCGTGATAGCGTTGACCAGTGACTCGAACAATCCGCACTGGCGGTTGCCGGGGATGCGTAATGCGGAACGGCTGCGCGATAGCCTCAACCTCGCAGCAATCGCCTTACGTGACGCGAAGGGCATTCGCGAAGTGAATATGGGGCGGATCTAG
- a CDS encoding H-NS family nucleoid-associated regulatory protein, with translation MKGKIADGEARDRLIIWIRRRMEEFGISIEALSASIEHDKAHPPLYRDARGHEWNGLGDMPDWLLAARNAGVNPDFFRIETAPDVITPSEIQSATTQLIDRRQLDLFDAA, from the coding sequence ATGAAGGGAAAAATCGCCGACGGTGAAGCCCGGGATCGCCTGATCATCTGGATCCGCCGTCGCATGGAAGAGTTTGGTATCTCGATCGAAGCGTTGTCTGCCTCGATTGAACACGACAAGGCCCACCCGCCGCTATATCGCGATGCACGAGGCCACGAATGGAACGGGCTGGGCGACATGCCGGACTGGCTGCTCGCCGCGAGAAATGCCGGCGTCAATCCTGACTTTTTCCGGATCGAAACAGCGCCGGACGTTATAACGCCAAGTGAAATACAGTCTGCCACCACCCAGTTAATCGATCGCCGTCAGCTTGACCTTTTCGACGCAGCGTAG